A window from Pseudomonas sp. MRSN 12121 encodes these proteins:
- a CDS encoding chemotaxis response regulator protein-glutamate methylesterase: MKIAIVNDMPMAVEALRRALAFEPAHEVVWVATNGAEAVEYCAQLTPDLILMDLIMPVMDGVEATRRIMAETPCAIVIVTVDRQQNVHRVFEAMGHGALDVVDTPALGAGNAQEAAAPLLRKILNIGWLIGQQRGSRVRSAPVPMRTMAQRQGLVAIGSSAGGPAALEVLLKGLPAGFPAAIVLVQHVDQVFAAGMAEWLSSASGLKVRLAREGEPPQSGTVLLAGTNHHIRLLKNGTLAYTAEPVNEIYRPSIDVFFESVASYWNGDAVGVLLTGMGRDGAQGLKLMRDQGYLTIAQDQNSSAVYGMPKAAAAIGAATEIRPLDKIAPRLLEIFAK; this comes from the coding sequence ATGAAGATCGCTATCGTCAACGACATGCCCATGGCTGTGGAGGCCCTGCGCCGCGCCCTGGCGTTCGAGCCCGCGCACGAGGTGGTGTGGGTCGCGACCAATGGTGCGGAAGCGGTCGAGTACTGCGCCCAGCTGACGCCCGACCTGATCCTGATGGACCTGATCATGCCGGTGATGGACGGCGTGGAAGCCACCCGGCGGATCATGGCCGAAACGCCCTGCGCGATCGTGATCGTCACGGTGGATCGCCAGCAGAACGTGCATCGGGTCTTCGAGGCGATGGGCCATGGCGCGCTGGATGTGGTCGATACGCCGGCCCTGGGGGCCGGCAACGCGCAGGAAGCGGCGGCGCCCCTGCTGCGCAAGATCCTCAATATCGGCTGGCTGATCGGCCAGCAGCGCGGTAGCCGCGTGCGTTCGGCGCCGGTGCCCATGCGGACCATGGCGCAGCGCCAGGGGCTGGTGGCGATCGGTTCGTCGGCCGGTGGCCCGGCGGCGCTGGAAGTGTTGCTCAAGGGGTTGCCGGCCGGTTTTCCCGCGGCCATCGTGCTGGTACAGCATGTCGACCAGGTCTTTGCCGCCGGCATGGCCGAGTGGCTCAGCAGCGCCTCCGGGCTCAAGGTGCGCCTGGCCCGTGAAGGCGAGCCACCGCAGAGCGGGACGGTGCTGCTGGCCGGGACCAATCACCATATCCGGCTGCTGAAGAACGGCACCCTGGCCTATACCGCCGAGCCGGTGAACGAGATCTATCGGCCATCGATCGATGTGTTTTTTGAAAGTGTCGCCAGTTACTGGAATGGCGACGCGGTCGGCGTACTGCTGACCGGCATGGGGCGCGACGGCGCCCAGGGCCTGAAGCTGATGCGCGACCAGGGTTACCTGACCATCGCCCAGGACCAGAATAGTAGTGCGGTGTATGGCATGCCGAAGGCGGCCGCTGCCATCGGCGCCGCCACAGAGATTCGCCCACTGGACAAGATCGCTCCACGATTGCTGGAGATATTTGCCAAATGA
- a CDS encoding PleD family two-component system response regulator has translation MNDLQLDDFKTDENAAMVLLVDDQAMIGEAVRRGLANEENIDFHFCADPHQAIAQAIRIKPTVILQDLVMPGLDGLTLVREYRNHPATQNIPIIVLSTKEDPLIKSAAFAAGANDYLVKLPDNIELVARIRYHSRSYMTLLQRDAAYRALRVSQQQLLDTNLVLQRLMNSDGLTGLSNRRHFDEYLELEWRRAMRDQTQLSLLMIDVDYFKSYNDTFGHLEGDEALRKVALAIRDASSRPSDLPARYGGEEFALVLPNTSPGGARLVAEKLRQTVAALKIPHIAPTEGASLTISIGLSTLTPQPSSSYRQLISAADKGLYLAKHNGRNQVGIE, from the coding sequence ATGAATGATTTACAGCTCGACGATTTCAAGACCGATGAAAATGCTGCGATGGTGCTGCTGGTCGACGACCAGGCAATGATCGGTGAGGCTGTCCGGCGTGGGTTGGCGAATGAAGAAAACATCGACTTCCACTTTTGTGCCGACCCCCACCAGGCCATTGCCCAGGCGATCCGCATCAAGCCCACGGTGATCCTGCAGGACCTGGTGATGCCGGGGCTGGACGGGCTGACGCTGGTGCGCGAGTACCGCAACCACCCAGCGACCCAGAACATCCCGATCATCGTGCTTTCGACCAAGGAAGATCCGCTGATCAAGAGCGCGGCCTTCGCGGCCGGGGCCAACGATTACCTGGTCAAGCTGCCGGACAACATCGAGCTGGTGGCGCGCATTCGCTACCACTCGCGCTCCTACATGACCCTGTTGCAGCGTGATGCGGCCTATCGTGCGTTGCGTGTCAGCCAGCAGCAGTTGCTCGACACCAACCTGGTGCTGCAACGCCTGATGAACTCCGATGGGCTGACCGGGCTGTCCAACCGCCGGCATTTCGACGAGTACCTGGAGCTGGAATGGCGTCGGGCCATGCGCGACCAGACCCAGCTGTCGCTGCTGATGATCGATGTCGACTACTTCAAATCCTACAACGACACCTTCGGCCACCTGGAGGGCGACGAAGCCCTGCGCAAGGTGGCGCTGGCGATTCGCGATGCCAGCAGCCGACCGTCGGACCTGCCCGCGCGGTATGGCGGGGAGGAATTCGCCCTGGTCTTGCCCAATACGTCGCCCGGTGGCGCGCGGCTGGTGGCCGAGAAGCTGCGCCAGACCGTCGCCGCGCTGAAGATTCCGCACATCGCGCCGACCGAAGGGGCCAGCCTGACCATCAGCATCGGTCTGTCCACCCTGACGCCGCAGCCCAGCAGCAGCTACCGGCAATTGATCTCGGCTGCCGACAAGGGCCTGTACCTGGCCAAGCACAACGGCCGCAATCAGGTGGGGATAGAGTGA
- the prfB gene encoding peptide chain release factor 2 (programmed frameshift), protein MEINPILNTIKDLSERSETIRGYLDYDQKHERLIEVNRELEDPNVWNKPEYAQELGRERSTLAQIVETLDELSGGLADCRDLLDMSVEENDEGAVGDVVAELDRLEESLAKLEFRRMFSGEMDMNNAYLDIQAGSGGTEAQDWANILLRMYLRWADKRGFDATIMELSAGEVAGIKGATVHIKGEYAFGWLRTEIGVHRLVRKSPFDSGNRRHTSFSAVFVSPEIDDKVEIEINPADLRIDTYRSSGAGGQHVNTTDSAVRITHVPTNTVVSCQNERSQHANKDTAMKMLRAKLYELEMQKRNAASQALEDSKSDIGWGHQIRSYVLDASRIKDLRTNIERSDCDKVLDGDIDEYLVASLKSGL, encoded by the exons ATGGAAATCAACCCGATCCTTAACACTATCAAGGACCTGTCCGAGCGCTCCGAAACTATTCGGGGGTATCTT GACTACGATCAAAAGCATGAGCGCCTGATCGAAGTCAATCGCGAGCTTGAAGATCCGAACGTCTGGAACAAACCCGAGTACGCCCAGGAACTGGGGCGCGAGCGCTCGACCCTGGCGCAGATCGTCGAGACCCTGGACGAGCTGTCCGGTGGCCTGGCCGATTGCCGCGACCTGCTGGACATGTCCGTCGAAGAGAACGACGAAGGCGCGGTAGGCGACGTGGTCGCCGAGCTGGACCGCCTCGAAGAATCCCTGGCCAAGCTGGAATTCCGCCGCATGTTCAGCGGCGAGATGGACATGAACAACGCCTACCTGGACATCCAGGCCGGCTCCGGCGGCACCGAGGCCCAGGACTGGGCCAACATCCTGTTGCGCATGTACCTGCGCTGGGCCGACAAGCGCGGTTTCGACGCCACCATCATGGAACTGTCCGCCGGCGAAGTCGCCGGGATCAAGGGCGCGACCGTGCATATCAAGGGCGAATACGCCTTTGGCTGGCTGCGTACCGAGATCGGCGTGCACCGCCTGGTGCGCAAGAGCCCGTTCGACTCCGGCAACCGTCGTCATACCTCGTTCTCCGCGGTGTTCGTGTCCCCGGAAATCGACGACAAGGTGGAAATCGAGATCAACCCGGCGGACCTGCGGATCGACACCTATCGTTCCTCCGGTGCCGGTGGCCAGCACGTAAACACCACCGACTCGGCCGTGCGTATCACCCACGTACCGACCAACACCGTGGTCAGCTGCCAGAACGAACGTTCCCAGCACGCCAACAAGGACACCGCCATGAAAATGCTGCGGGCCAAGTTGTACGAGCTGGAAATGCAGAAACGCAACGCTGCCTCCCAGGCCCTGGAAGACAGCAAGTCGGACATCGGCTGGGGTCACCAGATCCGTTCCTATGTGCTCGATGCGTCGCGGATCAAGGATCTGCGCACCAACATCGAACGCAGCGACTGCGACAAGGTGCTCGACGGCGATATCGACGAATACCTGGTGGCCAGCCTGAAGTCCGGGCTGTAA
- the lysS gene encoding lysine--tRNA ligase: protein MSDLQLDQAQQQEENTLIALRKEKLAAERAKGQAFPNDFRRDNYCNDLQKQYADKTKEELAEAAIPVKVAGRIMLNRGSFMVIQDMTGRIQVYVNRKTLSEETLAAVKTWDMGDIIAAVGTLARSGKGDLYVEMTDVRLLTKSLRPLPDKHHGLTDTEQRYRQRYVDLIVNEEVRQTFRVRSQVIAHIRSFLMKRDFLEVETPMLQTIPGGAAAKPFETHHNALDMEMFLRIAPELYLKRLVVGGFEKVFEINRNFRNEGVSTRHNPEFTMLEFYQAYADYEDNMDLTEELFRELAQLVLGSTDVPYGDKVFHFGEPFARLSVFDSILKYNPDITADDLNDIDKARAIAKKAGAKVLGFEGLGKLQVMIFEELVEHKLEQPHFITQYPFEVSPLARRNDENPNVTDRFELFIGGREIANAYSELNDAEDQAERFMAQVADKDAGDDEAMHYDADFVRALEYGMPPTAGEGIGIDRLVMLLTNSPSIRDVILFPHMRPQA, encoded by the coding sequence ATGAGCGACCTACAACTCGACCAGGCCCAGCAACAGGAAGAAAACACCCTGATCGCCCTGCGCAAGGAAAAGCTTGCTGCCGAGCGCGCCAAGGGTCAGGCCTTCCCCAACGACTTCCGCCGCGACAACTACTGCAACGACCTGCAGAAACAGTACGCGGACAAGACCAAGGAAGAGCTGGCCGAGGCGGCGATTCCGGTCAAGGTTGCCGGTCGCATCATGCTCAACCGTGGCTCGTTCATGGTGATCCAGGACATGACCGGGCGCATCCAGGTCTACGTCAACCGCAAGACCCTGTCCGAAGAGACCCTGGCCGCGGTGAAAACCTGGGACATGGGCGACATCATCGCAGCTGTTGGCACCCTGGCCCGTTCCGGCAAGGGCGACCTGTACGTCGAGATGACCGACGTGCGCCTGCTGACCAAGTCCCTGCGCCCGCTGCCGGACAAGCACCACGGCCTGACCGACACCGAGCAGCGCTACCGCCAGCGCTACGTCGACCTGATCGTCAACGAAGAGGTGCGCCAGACGTTCCGCGTGCGCTCCCAGGTCATCGCCCACATCCGCAGCTTCCTGATGAAGCGTGACTTCCTGGAAGTGGAAACGCCGATGCTGCAGACCATTCCCGGCGGCGCGGCGGCCAAGCCGTTCGAGACTCACCACAACGCCCTGGACATGGAAATGTTCCTGCGCATCGCTCCGGAGCTGTACCTCAAGCGCCTGGTGGTGGGCGGGTTCGAAAAGGTGTTCGAGATCAACCGCAACTTCCGTAACGAAGGCGTCTCGACTCGTCACAACCCTGAATTCACCATGTTGGAGTTCTACCAGGCCTACGCCGACTACGAAGACAACATGGACCTGACCGAAGAGCTGTTCCGCGAGCTGGCGCAGCTGGTGCTGGGGTCCACCGACGTGCCGTACGGTGACAAGGTGTTCCACTTCGGCGAGCCGTTCGCCCGCCTGTCGGTGTTCGACTCGATCCTCAAGTACAACCCGGACATCACCGCCGACGACCTGAACGACATCGACAAGGCCCGCGCTATCGCCAAGAAGGCCGGTGCCAAGGTGCTCGGCTTCGAAGGCCTGGGCAAGCTGCAGGTGATGATTTTCGAAGAGCTGGTCGAGCACAAGCTGGAGCAGCCGCACTTCATCACCCAGTACCCGTTCGAGGTGTCGCCGCTGGCCCGTCGCAACGACGAGAACCCGAACGTGACCGACCGTTTCGAGCTGTTCATCGGCGGCCGCGAAATCGCCAACGCCTACTCCGAGCTGAACGACGCGGAAGACCAGGCCGAGCGTTTCATGGCCCAGGTGGCCGACAAGGACGCCGGTGACGACGAAGCCATGCACTACGACGCCGACTTCGTTCGCGCCCTGGAGTACGGCATGCCGCCAACCGCCGGCGAAGGTATCGGCATCGACCGCCTGGTGATGCTGCTGACCAACTCCCCGTCGATCCGCGACGTGATCCTGTTCCCGCACATGCGGCCGCAAGCGTAA
- a CDS encoding TetR/AcrR family transcriptional regulator codes for MKRAMAQEGVVGIATAVAESVQYQGRKASRQGSEQRRQDILDAAMRIVVRDGVRAVRHRAVAAEAGVPLSATTYYFKDIDDLLTDTFAQYVERSAAFMAKLWANNEGLLREMVAYGDGSPASRSQLADDIARLTADYVQRQLQNRREHLMAEQAFRQEALLNPRLALLVRSHQQILLQGTCQFFQVLGSREPQQDAKVLTSIIGRMEYQGLLNGPEPQAEEDMLGILTRYMHLVLDSV; via the coding sequence GTGAAGCGTGCAATGGCTCAAGAAGGGGTAGTTGGCATTGCCACTGCGGTCGCTGAAAGCGTTCAGTACCAGGGTCGCAAGGCCAGCCGACAGGGCAGTGAGCAGCGCCGCCAGGATATCCTCGACGCCGCCATGCGCATTGTCGTGCGCGACGGCGTGCGTGCGGTGCGTCATCGCGCGGTCGCCGCCGAGGCGGGCGTGCCGCTGTCGGCCACCACCTACTACTTCAAGGATATCGATGACCTGCTCACCGATACCTTCGCCCAATACGTGGAACGCAGCGCGGCCTTCATGGCCAAGCTCTGGGCCAACAACGAAGGGCTGCTGCGCGAGATGGTCGCCTATGGCGACGGCAGCCCGGCTTCCCGCTCGCAGCTGGCCGACGACATTGCCCGCCTGACCGCCGACTACGTGCAACGCCAGTTGCAGAATCGCCGCGAGCACCTGATGGCCGAGCAGGCGTTTCGCCAGGAAGCGCTGCTCAACCCACGGCTGGCGCTGCTGGTGCGTTCCCATCAGCAGATCCTGCTGCAGGGCACCTGCCAGTTTTTCCAGGTGCTGGGTTCCCGTGAGCCGCAACAGGATGCCAAAGTGTTGACGTCTATAATCGGACGGATGGAATATCAGGGCCTGCTCAACGGGCCAGAGCCTCAGGCCGAGGAAGACATGCTGGGTATCCTCACCCGGTACATGCATCTGGTGCTGGACTCGGTGTGA
- a CDS encoding flavohemoglobin expression-modulating QEGLA motif protein: MDDYQQTIRTLSDRIVLAQTPIRVLDAVKWDESIRKGFLKAKGKEMPAVDRDYYAGRPLSFDSSAVKLEFQNIERDITRQLGQFNPVGQIMRRMCKEYRMVVRMLEARGTEDFGLISQELYGAASDAFHAGDPTLSDLGLMLSDYLNNIDGRGDLKDEPKTLSAKEAVNLLQGRLNKVFGEAEETIRVFESDGIVADAAAGADYIKIRADALFNDRDVRALEVHEGLVHVGTTLNGLNQPICTFLAKGPPSSTVTQEGLAILMEIITFASYPSRLRKLTNRTRAIHMVEEGADFLQVFEFFREQGFEMAESYGNASRVFRGSIPTGLPFTKDLSYLKGFIMVYNYIQLAVRKGKLEQVPLLFCGKTTLEDMRTLRQLVDEGLVVPPKYLPDQFRDMNALSAWMCFSNFLNHLSLDRIEADYSNIL; this comes from the coding sequence GTGGACGATTACCAGCAGACGATACGCACCTTGTCCGATCGCATTGTGCTGGCGCAAACGCCGATCCGGGTACTGGATGCGGTGAAATGGGACGAGAGCATCCGCAAAGGATTCCTCAAGGCCAAGGGCAAGGAAATGCCGGCGGTGGACCGCGACTATTACGCCGGTCGGCCACTGTCCTTCGATTCCAGCGCGGTGAAGCTGGAGTTCCAGAACATCGAGCGCGACATCACCCGGCAACTGGGCCAGTTCAACCCGGTCGGGCAGATCATGCGGCGCATGTGCAAGGAGTACCGCATGGTGGTGCGGATGCTCGAGGCCCGGGGCACCGAGGATTTCGGGCTGATTTCCCAGGAACTCTACGGCGCCGCCTCCGATGCTTTCCATGCGGGCGACCCGACCCTTTCCGACCTGGGGCTGATGCTCTCGGACTACCTGAACAACATCGACGGTCGTGGCGACCTCAAGGACGAACCCAAGACCCTGAGCGCCAAGGAGGCGGTCAACCTGCTGCAGGGCCGGCTGAACAAGGTGTTCGGCGAGGCCGAGGAGACCATCCGGGTCTTCGAGTCCGACGGTATCGTCGCCGATGCCGCGGCGGGCGCCGACTACATCAAGATTCGCGCCGACGCGCTGTTCAACGATCGCGACGTGCGGGCCCTGGAGGTGCATGAAGGGCTGGTGCACGTCGGCACCACCCTCAATGGCCTGAACCAGCCGATCTGCACGTTCCTGGCCAAGGGCCCGCCCTCGTCGACCGTGACCCAGGAAGGCCTGGCGATCCTGATGGAGATCATCACCTTCGCCTCCTACCCGAGCCGCCTGCGCAAGCTGACCAACCGCACCCGCGCCATCCACATGGTGGAGGAGGGGGCGGATTTCCTGCAGGTGTTCGAGTTCTTCCGCGAGCAGGGTTTCGAAATGGCCGAAAGCTATGGCAACGCCAGCCGGGTGTTCCGCGGTTCGATACCCACGGGCCTGCCATTCACCAAGGACTTGTCCTACCTCAAGGGCTTCATCATGGTTTACAACTACATTCAGTTGGCCGTGCGCAAGGGCAAGCTCGAACAGGTGCCGTTGCTGTTCTGCGGCAAGACCACCCTGGAGGACATGCGCACCTTGCGCCAATTGGTGGACGAAGGCCTGGTGGTGCCGCCCAAGTACCTGCCGGACCAGTTCCGCGACATGAACGCGTTGTCGGCCTGGATGTGCTTCTCCAACTTCCTCAACCACTTGAGCCTGGACCGGATCGAAGCGGATTACTCCAACATCCTGTAA
- a CDS encoding alpha/beta hydrolase, with translation MRFLSIVCLLLTLSGCSSLLFYPERGLPFTPDKAGLDYRDVNLSAADGTRLHAWWLPAKAGVPVKGTVLHLHGNGGNLSGHLGGSWWLPEQGYQVLMVDYRGYGVSQGEPSLPAVYQDVDAAFQWLDRAPEVRGKPLIVLGQSLGGALAIHYLVEQHPERQRQLKAIVFDGVPASYREVGRFALSTSWMTWPFQVPLSWLVPDGDSAIRAMARLDGVPKLIYHSIDDNLVPLSNGICLYQAAPPPRVLQLTRGGHVQTFADPVWRQVMLRYLDDPAHFNGLRRLGEIPNYPAPSNPDVEPPESPQ, from the coding sequence ATGCGATTCCTCAGCATTGTCTGCCTGCTACTGACCCTGAGCGGTTGCAGCTCGCTGCTGTTCTACCCCGAGCGGGGCCTGCCGTTCACCCCGGACAAGGCCGGGCTCGACTACCGCGATGTCAACCTGAGCGCCGCCGATGGCACCCGCCTGCACGCCTGGTGGCTGCCGGCCAAGGCCGGGGTGCCGGTCAAGGGCACGGTGCTGCACCTGCACGGCAACGGCGGCAACCTGTCCGGCCATCTCGGCGGCAGTTGGTGGCTGCCGGAACAGGGTTATCAGGTGCTGATGGTCGACTACCGCGGTTACGGTGTGTCGCAGGGCGAGCCGAGCCTGCCGGCGGTCTACCAGGATGTCGACGCGGCCTTCCAGTGGCTGGACCGGGCGCCCGAGGTCCGGGGCAAGCCGCTGATCGTCCTCGGCCAGAGCCTGGGCGGGGCCCTGGCCATCCATTACCTGGTGGAACAGCATCCGGAGCGCCAGCGCCAGCTCAAGGCCATCGTCTTCGACGGGGTGCCCGCCAGCTATCGCGAGGTCGGGCGTTTCGCCCTGAGCACCTCATGGATGACCTGGCCGTTCCAGGTGCCGCTGTCCTGGCTGGTGCCGGATGGCGACAGCGCGATCAGGGCCATGGCGCGCCTCGATGGCGTACCGAAGCTGATCTACCACAGCATCGACGACAACCTCGTGCCGCTTTCCAACGGCATCTGCCTGTATCAAGCTGCGCCGCCGCCCAGGGTCCTGCAACTGACCCGTGGCGGGCATGTGCAGACCTTCGCCGACCCGGTCTGGCGTCAGGTCATGCTGCGATACCTTGACGACCCTGCACACTTCAACGGCTTGCGGCGCCTGGGCGAAATCCCCAATTACCCCGCACCTTCGAATCCAGACGTAGAACCTCCAGAGAGTCCGCAATGA
- a CDS encoding OmpA family protein, which produces MRKQVMIPALLALSVALAACSTPPNANLENARTNFSALQANPQATKVAALETKDASEWLDKADKAYLNKDDEKKVDQLAYLTNQRIEVAKQTIALRTAENQLKDAGDQRAKALLDARDAQIKQLQSSLNAKQTDRGTLVTFGDVLFATNKAELKSSGLVNINKLAQFLRDNPDRKVIVEGYTDSTGTAAYNQSLSERRATSVQVALIKMGIDPSRIVAQGYGKEYPVADNGSVSGRAMNRRVEVTISNDNQPVAPRSAVSAN; this is translated from the coding sequence ATGCGTAAACAAGTGATGATCCCTGCCCTGTTGGCCCTGAGCGTGGCGCTGGCGGCGTGCTCCACCCCGCCGAACGCCAACCTGGAAAATGCCCGGACCAACTTCTCCGCCCTGCAGGCCAATCCGCAAGCCACCAAGGTGGCGGCCCTGGAAACCAAGGACGCCAGCGAATGGCTGGACAAGGCCGACAAGGCCTATCTGAACAAGGACGACGAGAAAAAGGTCGACCAACTGGCCTACCTGACCAACCAGCGGATTGAAGTCGCCAAGCAGACCATTGCCCTGCGCACCGCCGAAAACCAGCTCAAGGACGCCGGCGACCAGCGCGCCAAGGCGCTGCTCGATGCTCGCGACGCGCAGATCAAGCAACTGCAATCGAGCCTCAACGCCAAGCAGACCGACCGCGGCACCCTGGTGACGTTCGGTGACGTGCTGTTCGCCACCAACAAGGCCGAGCTGAAATCCAGCGGCCTGGTGAACATCAACAAGCTGGCGCAGTTCCTGCGCGACAACCCTGACCGCAAGGTGATCGTCGAAGGCTACACCGACAGCACCGGCACCGCGGCGTACAACCAGTCGCTGTCCGAGCGCCGCGCCACCTCGGTACAGGTCGCCCTGATCAAGATGGGGATCGACCCGTCCCGGATCGTCGCCCAGGGTTATGGCAAGGAATACCCGGTTGCCGATAACGGCAGCGTTTCCGGGCGCGCCATGAACCGTCGCGTGGAAGTCACCATTTCCAACGACAACCAACCCGTCGCGCCTCGTTCGGCCGTCAGCGCCAACTAA
- a CDS encoding DUF4398 domain-containing protein gives MELKTMKISTAKSSSTPLRGLKLAALALGSSLVLAGCAGNPPSEQYAVTQSAVNSAVSAGGTEFAAVEMKAAQDKLKQAELAMHDKNYDEARRLAEQAEWDARVAERKAQAAKAEQALKDSQKGVQELRREGMRSVQ, from the coding sequence ATGGAGTTGAAGACCATGAAGATCAGCACTGCCAAATCCTCGTCCACCCCTCTGCGCGGGCTGAAACTGGCCGCGCTGGCTCTCGGTAGCAGCCTGGTGCTGGCCGGCTGCGCAGGCAATCCGCCAAGCGAGCAATACGCGGTGACGCAATCTGCGGTCAACAGCGCGGTCAGCGCCGGCGGTACCGAATTCGCGGCCGTGGAAATGAAGGCGGCCCAGGACAAGCTCAAGCAAGCCGAGCTTGCCATGCACGACAAGAACTACGACGAAGCCCGGCGCCTGGCCGAGCAAGCCGAATGGGACGCCCGCGTGGCCGAGCGCAAGGCCCAGGCCGCCAAGGCCGAGCAGGCATTGAAGGACTCTCAGAAAGGCGTTCAGGAACTACGTCGGGAAGGCATGCGTAGCGTGCAATAA